Proteins found in one Sphingobium sp. V4 genomic segment:
- a CDS encoding TonB-dependent receptor: MSSLPIFTTISRGALAISLAAALAPIGAAHAQTDPAAAAEQGLGEIVVTASRREENAKDVPVAVTAIGGEKLDALNSSGLDIRFLSARTPSLQIESSFGRTFPRFYIRGLGNTDFDPNAAQPVSVVYDDVALENPMLKSFPVFDLASVEVLRGPQGTLFGRNTPAGVVKLTSAAPTDHYTGYASASWATYNTVNAEGAISGPIADGLSFRLSGLLQRRDDWVKNDNQGGNANAELEGYRDIAGRLQIAYESGDFKAVLSGHYRDLDGSPRVFRANIFQPGSNHFVDGFDKDHVNLDGYTSQSMKQGGGNLRMQVHLDGVGTFFSTTGFEKARVESTGDIDGGGCYPYTGCTFGNLGVGTFDSNTGGITRPEEFSQEFRFATDDMNGIRLQAGTYFFHQRLKYSEYAYDLAGARVSNILHNNTNENIGLFASGEARVTPALTLRGGLRYSRDNKRDTITLDPALAASSIASQLIAVDLPLSNTARGKNLSWDVSATYAVSPDVNLYARVATGYQGPAIQDRVTFFSVPSVARKQTTLSYEGGVKGAIGNSLRFDLSAYYWNTDDLQLTAVGGAGNSARLINVNKAVGYGVEANVEAQPIPNLTLTVGGSYNFTEIRDDAAFVAICGSGMCTPTGRTFVDGGTTYSYLDGNDLPQAPRYIANATLRYGIPVGTGEVFAYTDWAYRSSVNYFLYSAAEFRGRSLIEGGLKIGYKSDHGYEVAAFARNITNQIRAVSAIDFNNLTGMINEPRVIGGMIKAGF; encoded by the coding sequence ATGTCATCATTGCCGATCTTCACCACCATATCGCGCGGCGCGCTTGCGATTTCGCTTGCCGCTGCCCTGGCGCCCATCGGCGCCGCTCATGCCCAGACCGATCCTGCGGCGGCCGCCGAACAGGGGCTCGGCGAAATCGTCGTAACCGCTTCGCGCCGCGAGGAAAATGCCAAGGACGTGCCCGTCGCCGTCACCGCGATCGGCGGCGAAAAGCTGGACGCGCTCAACAGCAGCGGCCTCGACATCCGCTTCCTGTCGGCGCGCACGCCCAGCCTTCAGATCGAAAGCTCGTTCGGCCGCACCTTCCCGCGCTTCTACATCCGCGGTCTGGGCAACACCGATTTCGATCCGAACGCGGCCCAGCCGGTATCGGTCGTCTATGACGATGTCGCGCTGGAAAATCCGATGCTGAAAAGCTTTCCGGTGTTCGACCTGGCCAGCGTCGAAGTGCTGCGCGGACCACAGGGCACGCTGTTCGGCCGCAATACCCCGGCGGGCGTGGTCAAACTGACCTCGGCCGCGCCGACCGACCATTATACCGGCTATGCGAGCGCGTCCTGGGCAACTTACAATACCGTCAATGCGGAGGGCGCGATCAGCGGCCCGATCGCCGATGGTCTCAGCTTCCGACTGTCCGGCCTGCTCCAGCGCCGCGACGACTGGGTGAAGAACGACAATCAGGGCGGCAATGCCAACGCGGAACTGGAAGGTTATCGCGACATCGCCGGACGCCTCCAGATCGCTTATGAATCGGGCGACTTCAAGGCGGTGCTGAGCGGCCATTATCGTGACCTCGACGGCAGCCCCCGGGTGTTCCGCGCCAATATCTTCCAGCCGGGCAGCAATCATTTCGTCGACGGCTTCGACAAGGATCATGTGAACCTGGACGGCTATACCAGCCAGTCGATGAAGCAGGGCGGCGGCAATCTGCGTATGCAGGTCCATCTGGACGGCGTCGGCACCTTCTTCTCCACGACAGGCTTTGAAAAGGCGCGGGTCGAGAGCACCGGGGATATCGATGGCGGCGGCTGCTATCCCTATACCGGCTGCACTTTCGGCAACCTTGGCGTCGGAACCTTCGATTCCAACACCGGCGGCATTACCCGGCCGGAGGAATTCAGCCAGGAATTCCGCTTCGCAACCGATGACATGAACGGCATCCGTTTGCAGGCGGGCACGTATTTCTTCCATCAGCGCCTGAAGTACAGCGAATATGCCTATGATCTGGCAGGCGCGCGGGTCAGCAATATCCTGCACAACAACACCAACGAGAATATCGGCCTGTTCGCGTCCGGCGAGGCGCGTGTGACGCCCGCGCTGACGCTCCGCGGCGGTCTGCGCTATTCTCGCGACAACAAGCGCGACACGATCACGCTCGACCCGGCGCTGGCCGCAAGCAGCATCGCCAGCCAACTGATCGCCGTCGACCTGCCGCTCAGCAATACCGCGCGCGGCAAGAACCTGTCCTGGGACGTCAGCGCCACCTATGCGGTCAGTCCGGACGTCAACCTTTATGCCCGCGTCGCGACCGGCTATCAGGGTCCGGCGATCCAGGATCGCGTTACCTTCTTCAGCGTGCCGTCGGTCGCCAGGAAGCAGACGACCCTCTCCTATGAGGGCGGCGTCAAGGGCGCGATCGGCAACAGCCTGCGCTTCGACCTGTCGGCCTATTACTGGAACACGGACGACCTGCAACTGACGGCCGTGGGCGGCGCCGGGAATTCGGCGCGCCTCATCAACGTCAACAAGGCGGTGGGCTACGGCGTCGAGGCGAATGTCGAGGCTCAGCCGATCCCCAATCTGACGTTGACCGTGGGCGGCAGCTACAACTTCACCGAAATTCGCGACGATGCCGCTTTCGTGGCGATCTGCGGGTCGGGCATGTGCACGCCGACGGGCCGCACCTTCGTCGACGGCGGCACGACCTACAGCTATCTGGACGGCAACGACCTGCCCCAGGCGCCGCGCTATATCGCCAATGCAACGCTGCGCTACGGCATCCCCGTGGGCACGGGCGAAGTGTTCGCCTATACTGACTGGGCCTATCGCAGCAGCGTGAACTATTTCCTCTATTCGGCGGCCGAGTTCCGGGGACGCTCCCTGATCGAGGGCGGCCTCAAGATCGGCTACAAGTCTGACCATGGCTATGAGGTCGCGGCCTTCGCCCGCAACATCACCAACCAGATCCGGGCGGTCAGCGCGATCGATTTCAACAATCTGACCGGCATGATCAACGA